The DNA region CCCTCGGCGTCACCAGCGTCCCCGTTCGCCTGCACCCGCAGGTCCGTCCGGAGATCAAGGTGTGGGTGATCGCGTCCGAGGACTGATCCTCGGGGGCAGTCACCAGATGGAAAACGGGGCGGCGTCCGCACTGCGGGCGCCGCCTCACGCGTTCTGTTCAGGCCGGCGTGCGCGCACCGGCACCCGACTTGCCCCGCCGTGCGTGCGGCCCTCCTGCGGCCGCGCACCCGGATTCAATGATCGTGCAGGACTGGACCCGTTGGGAGACCGATGACAGATTCGACCCCCGCCACGACCACGACCCCCACCGCTCCGGCCGGGCCCGTTCCGCACGAGGTGGAGCGCGCCGTGGAGCTGCTGTTTGACCGCAAGGCGCTGGACGTGGTGCTGATGGACCTGCGCAACGTGTCGACGGCGACGGACTTCTTCATCGTCGCCAGCGGCACCAGCGACACGCACGTAAGCGCCATCGCCGACAACGTGGTGACGGAGCTCAAGGCCGAAGGCATCCGCCCGCTGAACGTGGAGGGCGAGCGCGGCGGCCGGTGGATCCTGATCGACTACTTCAGCTTTGTCGTTCACGTCTTTCACCCCGCGGCGCGCGAGTTCTACCAGCTAGAGCGCCTGTGGGGAGATGCGCCCGCGACGCAGATGCAGCCGCAGGGAAGTGCGTGAGTGCGTTAGTGCGGGGTGCGTGAGTGCGAACTGAAGTGCGAAGGTACGAAAGT from Longimicrobium terrae includes:
- the rsfS gene encoding ribosome silencing factor, whose translation is MTDSTPATTTTPTAPAGPVPHEVERAVELLFDRKALDVVLMDLRNVSTATDFFIVASGTSDTHVSAIADNVVTELKAEGIRPLNVEGERGGRWILIDYFSFVVHVFHPAAREFYQLERLWGDAPATQMQPQGSA